In one window of Pristiophorus japonicus isolate sPriJap1 chromosome 9, sPriJap1.hap1, whole genome shotgun sequence DNA:
- the LOC139273513 gene encoding zinc finger protein 214-like, protein MEKPWECGDCGKGFNCPSALETHRRHHNGERPFTCPVCGKGFTQSSNLLVHKRIHTGERPFTCPVCGKGFTQSSNLLVHKRIHTGERPFTCSMCEKGFTCSSELTEHQRVHTGERLFTCPVCGKGFTRSFDLLTHQHIHTGERPFICSECGKGFTQSSHLLTHQRIHTGERPFICSECGKAFTRSSYLRAHQRVHTGERPFTCSECGKGFTQSSNLMTHQRIHK, encoded by the coding sequence atggagaaaccgtgggaatgtggagactgtgggaagggattcaattgcccctctgcactggaaactcatcgacggcatcacaacggagagaggccgttcacctgcccagtgtgtgggaagggattcactcagtcatccaacctgctggtacacaagcgaattcacactggggagaggccattcacttgccccgtgtgtgggaagggattcactcagtcatccaacctgctggtacacaagcgaattcacactggggagaggccattcacctgctccatgtgtgagaagggattcacttgttcatccgagctcactgaacaccagcgtgttcacactggggagaggctgtttacctgtcccgtgtgtgggaaaggattcactcgatcatttgacctgttgacacaccaacacattcacactggggagaggccattcatctgctctgaatgtgggaagggtttcactcaatcatcccacctgctgacacaccaacgcattcatactggggagaggccgttcatctgctctgagtgtgggaaggctttCACTCGATCATCTTACCTTcgagcacaccagcgagttcacactggggagaggccattcacctgctctgagtgtgggaagggattcactcagtcatccaacctgatgacacaccagcgaattcacaagtga